In Buchnera aphidicola (Hyadaphis tataricae), the genomic stretch CCGGATAACTGTTGAACCATAAAAAGCCCAATCCCGATCCAATGATGGCTGTACATAATACAACTAACTCACCTGAATTTTTTATATAATAAACATTTAAGAAATCAGTACAATTAATATTGTTGCTAAAAAAAGATATTAATGTAAAACCACATGTTACAAAAATAATAGGCATGATGGCCAATCCATCTAATCCATCAGTCAGATTGACTGCATTACTGGTACCAACTATGACAAAATATGATAAAAATAAATATAAGTAATCGAATTTATAGTTTATTTTATAAAAAGGAATAGTAAATTGAGCAAAAAAAATATGATTTGAATCTATAAATATTATGATAATTAATATTGCAGCAAATAAAGATAATAAAAAATATTTCCATTTTAAAGTTAGACCGATTGTATTTGCGTATTTTAGTTTCTTATAGTCGTCTAAAAAACCAATCAAACCGTATCCTATTAAAATACTAAGAACATACCAAATGTAATTATTAGAAAGATCTGAATATAATATTGTAGAAAATGTTATAGAAAAAACAATCAAAACACCTCCCATAGTTGGAGTAGTACTTTTTAAATGATGTTTTTTTGGTCCTTCTTGTCGTATTATTTGATATTTTTGTCGATTTTTAAAAAAATTTATAAAATACGGTGCAATATATAAATTAGTGAAAAATGCCGTTAATAAACTTAATATTGCACGATATGGAATATAAGAAATATTGTTTAAATAACAATCGAAATATTCATGCAACCAAATTAACATTTTTTTTGCTCTCTTTTATAATATATTGTACTGTTTTTTCCATATTTGCATTACGAGAACCCTTTACTAATATTGTAATATTTGTTTTTTTTAAAAGAACATTTTTTATGTATTTATTTAATGTTGCTTTGTTAGAGAAATGTTGACCATTATTGCAAATTTGACTAATTTCATGACTAATATCACCTATGCTAAGTACTTCGTCGATTTTAGAAAAGTTAGCAGTATTGCCTATCATTTTGTGATATAAAACAGTATTTTCTCCTAGTTCCGACATATCTCCTACTACTAACATTTTGTATCCTGGCATTGTTTCTAACACTTTTATTGCTGTAATCATAGATGAAACATTAGCATTATACGTATCATTAATTAAAATT encodes the following:
- a CDS encoding glutamate ligase domain-containing protein; protein product: MGYQNISNALAATALAFPFQIPLKKIKIGLSSTPILSGRLETIQLNDNKILINDTYNANVSSMITAIKVLETMPGYKMLVVGDMSELGENTVLYHKMIGNTANFSKIDEVLSIGDISHEISQICNNGQHFSNKATLNKYIKNVLLKKTNITILVKGSRNANMEKTVQYIIKESKKNVNLVA
- the mraY gene encoding phospho-N-acetylmuramoyl-pentapeptide-transferase; its protein translation is MLIWLHEYFDCYLNNISYIPYRAILSLLTAFFTNLYIAPYFINFFKNRQKYQIIRQEGPKKHHLKSTTPTMGGVLIVFSITFSTILYSDLSNNYIWYVLSILIGYGLIGFLDDYKKLKYANTIGLTLKWKYFLLSLFAAILIIIIFIDSNHIFFAQFTIPFYKINYKFDYLYLFLSYFVIVGTSNAVNLTDGLDGLAIMPIIFVTCGFTLISFFSNNINCTDFLNVYYIKNSGELVVLCTAIIGSGLGFLWFNSYPAKIFMGDVGSLSLGGALGTIAILLHQEILLIVIGGVFVFETISVILQVISFKIRKKRVFKMAPIHHHYEIQGILEPIIIVRFWIISLMLLLIGIISLRVC